A window of the Tropheryma whipplei str. Twist genome harbors these coding sequences:
- a CDS encoding putative Ig domain-containing protein produces MQNIALDDASTSFTVKAIPNYYDYPSDFKNKLSHRVTLWNYINAGNGVPSISGTEVNNKLTYPTDVLTKGGSGYSSQTTSVPMTVIYTMDTKKNPLPSGLTLITSTVPQYLFTYTRTTTQTYTSTYTSKSPSYSSYPVTITARLVYITKQPYIKAGEGKARHIAISEITAYRTFFTSYTHTIYSYANPSLKARVLLYTQSQSNVSITPILYGSFSISTYVLVDTTGATSGSTGLPKGLSIDTTKGEITGSIDGGVTPGEYKVSFYAFASPVATLRIPSYLVTYTFYVLPSNSSSVHALTSPSRTASVTFMSTTYTNLSYTVTNTTETSPTGSGGLPKGLTLDTTKGEITGSIDTGVTPGEYVAIITVTYSSNSKTEVSPSTVTYTHTFLVDQSTTPSLSNQATGVSIGQTNITITPKTTGYITSYTVASTDATSGGTSANGLPKGLTLNSSGTITGSIDTSVSQGIYTVVVTGTAPTVTNNATTLTSTIVSATYTFLVTSTTPGLSSTATGVSIGQTNITITPTTQGYITSYTVTNTTETSPTGSGGLPKGLTLDTTKGTITGSIDTGVTTGLYKVTITATAPSYSSSATTLTSTIVSAVYTICVYNSLGLAYLGYLVTQPYKDIYNYFKGSDDCGHTAPWVANAAAAGLLGLIGGLAALPTRKSTTKIPTTKKTTTKRTTRRTTQPPITIPKPTATTLTPRTTNRVRFTSRASQLQSNLPFRSNYLSPDLISPSISYTSQDLVVTVYKHASSVYMTQVLGPATYSLPNFVTYDTDPGVNRVPVYLFLNTTDGRLSGSVEANTGTYTFPVVVNGVYTVPYTVVVTELPSQDLVVTVYKHASSVYMTQVLGPATYSLPNFVTYDTDPGVNRVPVYLFLNTTDGRLSGSVEANTGTYTFPVVVNGVYTVPYTVVVTELPSQDLVVTVYKHASSVYMTQVLGPATYSLPNFVTYDTDPGVNRVPVYLFLNTTDGRLSGSVEANTGTYTFPVVVNGVYTVPYTVVVTELPSQDLVVTVYKHASSVYMTQVLGPATYSLPNFVTYDTDPGVNRVPVYLFLNTTDGRLSGSVEANTGTYTFPVVVNGVYTVPYTVVVTELPSQDLVVTVYKHASSVYMTQVLGPATYSLPNFVTYDTDPGVNRVPVYLFLNTTDGRLSGSVEANTGTYTFPVVVNGVYTVPYTVVVTELPSQV; encoded by the coding sequence ATGCAGAATATTGCACTAGATGATGCATCAACCAGCTTTACTGTCAAAGCTATACCTAACTACTATGACTATCCCAGTGATTTCAAGAACAAACTCTCTCATCGAGTTACCCTGTGGAACTACATAAATGCTGGCAATGGTGTGCCAAGTATCAGTGGCACAGAGGTAAATAACAAACTCACATACCCCACCGATGTACTAACCAAGGGCGGATCAGGTTATTCATCACAGACAACATCTGTACCCATGACTGTTATCTATACCATGGATACGAAGAAGAATCCCTTACCCTCGGGCCTTACCCTAATCACAAGTACAGTACCACAGTATCTATTCACATATACAAGAACTACTACACAGACATATACATCTACATATACATCTAAATCTCCCTCCTATTCCTCTTACCCTGTAACCATTACAGCAAGACTTGTATATATTACAAAACAACCATATATCAAGGCAGGTGAGGGCAAAGCACGTCACATAGCTATCTCAGAAATTACCGCATATCGTACATTCTTTACTTCTTATACCCACACTATATACTCATACGCTAATCCAAGCCTAAAAGCACGTGTATTACTGTACACACAGAGTCAGAGTAATGTAAGTATTACACCTATACTCTACGGAAGCTTTTCTATATCCACATATGTATTAGTAGATACAACAGGTGCTACATCAGGATCTACGGGTCTACCTAAAGGACTAAGTATTGATACAACCAAAGGAGAGATAACAGGAAGTATAGATGGGGGTGTTACACCTGGAGAGTATAAAGTAAGCTTTTACGCTTTTGCATCACCTGTTGCTACCCTTCGTATACCTTCTTATCTTGTTACATATACCTTTTATGTATTACCCAGTAATAGTAGTAGTGTTCATGCACTAACTTCACCAAGTAGAACAGCTTCTGTTACGTTTATGAGTACAACATATACCAATCTGTCTTATACAGTTACCAATACAACAGAGACAAGTCCAACTGGATCTGGTGGTCTACCTAAAGGACTAACCCTTGATACAACCAAAGGAGAGATAACAGGAAGTATAGATACAGGTGTTACACCTGGAGAGTATGTTGCAATCATTACTGTTACGTATAGTAGTAACAGTAAGACAGAGGTTAGTCCCAGTACTGTTACGTACACTCACACATTTCTTGTTGATCAAAGTACTACACCATCTCTATCTAACCAAGCCACAGGTGTATCTATAGGTCAGACTAATATAACTATTACACCCAAGACAACGGGTTATATAACTTCTTATACAGTTGCTAGTACAGATGCTACATCTGGTGGAACTAGTGCAAATGGTCTACCTAAAGGACTAACCCTTAATTCCTCTGGAACCATAACAGGAAGTATAGATACGAGTGTTAGCCAAGGTATATATACAGTAGTAGTAACAGGTACTGCACCTACTGTTACTAATAATGCTACAACCCTTACTAGCACAATTGTTAGTGCAACATATACATTTCTTGTTACCAGTACTACACCTGGTTTATCTAGTACAGCCACAGGTGTATCTATAGGTCAGACTAATATAACTATTACACCAACTACACAGGGTTATATAACTTCTTATACAGTTACTAATACAACAGAGACAAGTCCAACTGGATCTGGTGGTCTACCTAAAGGACTAACCCTTGATACAACCAAAGGAACCATAACAGGAAGTATAGATACAGGTGTTACTACGGGATTATACAAAGTAACTATTACTGCAACTGCACCTTCCTATTCTTCCTCTGCTACAACCCTTACTAGCACAATTGTTAGTGCTGTATATACCATTTGTGTATATAACTCGCTTGGTCTTGCATATCTTGGGTATCTTGTTACCCAGCCATATAAAGATATTTACAATTACTTCAAAGGCTCTGATGATTGCGGACACACAGCTCCCTGGGTTGCTAATGCAGCGGCCGCAGGACTTCTTGGGCTTATTGGCGGCCTTGCTGCGCTTCCCACAAGAAAAAGTACAACCAAGATTCCGACAACAAAGAAAACAACAACAAAAAGGACAACCAGAAGAACAACTCAGCCTCCAATAACCATTCCAAAGCCAACTGCTACTACTCTTACACCAAGAACAACGAATAGAGTCAGATTTACATCACGTGCCTCACAGTTACAGAGCAATCTTCCCTTTAGATCAAACTATTTAAGTCCAGACCTTATCTCGCCCTCTATTAGCTACACCTCACAGGATCTTGTTGTTACTGTGTATAAGCATGCGTCATCTGTGTATATGACACAGGTGCTTGGTCCTGCTACATATTCATTACCTAACTTTGTTACGTATGATACAGATCCTGGAGTTAATAGAGTTCCTGTTTATCTGTTCCTGAATACTACTGATGGACGTCTCTCAGGTAGTGTTGAAGCTAATACAGGAACATATACCTTCCCTGTTGTTGTAAATGGTGTGTATACCGTTCCATATACAGTGGTTGTGACAGAGTTACCATCACAGGATCTTGTTGTTACTGTGTATAAGCATGCGTCATCTGTGTATATGACACAGGTGCTTGGTCCTGCTACATATTCATTACCTAACTTTGTTACGTATGATACAGATCCTGGAGTTAATAGAGTTCCTGTTTATCTGTTCCTGAATACTACTGATGGACGTCTCTCAGGTAGTGTTGAAGCTAATACAGGAACATATACCTTCCCTGTTGTTGTAAATGGTGTGTATACCGTTCCATATACAGTGGTTGTGACAGAGCTACCATCACAGGATCTTGTTGTTACTGTGTATAAGCATGCGTCATCTGTGTATATGACACAGGTGCTTGGTCCTGCTACATATTCATTACCTAACTTTGTTACGTATGATACAGATCCTGGAGTTAATAGAGTTCCTGTTTATCTGTTCCTGAATACTACTGATGGACGTCTCTCAGGTAGTGTTGAAGCTAATACAGGAACATATACCTTCCCTGTTGTTGTAAATGGTGTGTATACCGTTCCATATACAGTGGTTGTGACAGAGTTACCATCACAGGATCTTGTTGTTACTGTGTATAAGCATGCGTCATCTGTGTATATGACACAGGTGCTTGGTCCTGCTACATATTCATTACCTAACTTTGTTACGTATGATACAGATCCTGGAGTTAATAGAGTTCCTGTTTATCTGTTCCTGAATACTACTGATGGACGTCTCTCAGGTAGTGTTGAAGCTAATACAGGAACATATACCTTCCCTGTTGTTGTAAATGGTGTGTATACCGTTCCATATACAGTGGTTGTGACAGAGTTACCATCACAGGATCTTGTTGTTACTGTGTATAAGCATGCGTCATCTGTGTATATGACACAGGTGCTTGGTCCTGCTACATATTCATTACCTAACTTTGTTACGTATGATACAGATCCTGGAGTTAATAGAGTTCCTGTTTATCTGTTCCTGAATACTACTGATGGACGTCTCTCAGGTAGTGTTGAAGCTAATACAGGAACATATACCTTCCCTGTTGTTGTAAATGGTGTGTATACCGTTCCATATACAGTGGTTGTGACAGAGTTACCATCACAGGTGTGA
- a CDS encoding ribosomal RNA small subunit methyltransferase A, with the protein MIHGHDYYSAVKRFVPYKRFGQHFVTDPNICNKIVTLAGVAPGDCVLEIGPGFGALTVALAKAKATVCGVEIDTRLFNALCKVIPAALSAPQPCTGQSHTDQPCDLGRLCDPHELPHRFTDERTDKLPTSQLHGLQVTSGSQHPTNQGVHDTGLRDTHKSDTHNATPRDRALLHDPGLHDTGLQGDVTQGYMTQGVRHSTNLNSANQHSDRQYSDDQSGDGQHSTVEESILEAEKLSIAARTNTHSTDTRHDNTHEHMRKWGEVYLINDDALKLRALPITPKMLVANLPYNIAVPLIMHVLQQFPSIVSATIMLQSEVADRICAKPPSRSAGAVTAKAAWFGHWKKVMKVARHVFYPIPGVDSVIVQFIRDEKSDCEVLREATFSLIEDAFSKRRKMLRQSLRYIPQADFVAAGIDPMLRAENLSVDNFMNLAKRRVYSTGRNLTHLA; encoded by the coding sequence GTGATTCACGGACATGACTATTATTCTGCGGTAAAGCGATTCGTTCCTTATAAACGTTTTGGTCAACATTTTGTTACTGACCCTAATATATGTAACAAAATTGTTACTCTGGCCGGCGTTGCCCCGGGTGATTGCGTTTTGGAGATTGGCCCCGGTTTTGGTGCGCTAACCGTTGCACTGGCCAAGGCAAAGGCAACGGTGTGTGGGGTTGAAATTGACACAAGGTTGTTTAACGCTCTTTGTAAGGTTATTCCCGCTGCATTGTCTGCTCCTCAACCGTGCACAGGTCAATCTCATACGGATCAACCGTGTGACCTGGGCCGGTTGTGTGATCCGCATGAGTTACCACATCGATTCACCGATGAGCGTACCGACAAATTACCCACTTCACAGTTACACGGATTACAGGTCACCTCCGGGTCACAACACCCAACAAACCAAGGGGTACATGATACAGGATTACGTGATACCCATAAATCTGATACACATAATGCAACACCCCGTGACCGCGCATTATTACATGACCCTGGATTACATGACACAGGATTACAGGGAGATGTGACACAAGGGTACATGACACAGGGTGTTAGGCACAGCACTAACCTGAACAGTGCCAATCAACACAGCGACAGACAGTACAGTGACGATCAGAGCGGTGACGGGCAACACAGCACTGTTGAGGAGAGCATCCTGGAGGCAGAAAAGCTATCTATTGCAGCCCGCACAAATACACACTCTACAGATACACGGCACGATAACACGCATGAGCACATGCGGAAATGGGGTGAAGTGTATTTGATAAATGACGATGCCTTAAAGTTGCGAGCCTTGCCCATTACCCCAAAGATGTTGGTTGCTAATCTCCCGTACAATATCGCGGTGCCGCTTATAATGCACGTCTTGCAACAATTTCCCAGTATCGTATCTGCAACTATTATGCTGCAGAGTGAAGTTGCGGATCGTATATGCGCTAAGCCACCTTCCAGATCCGCTGGTGCGGTGACTGCCAAAGCGGCGTGGTTCGGTCACTGGAAAAAGGTTATGAAGGTCGCAAGGCATGTTTTTTACCCCATTCCCGGTGTTGATTCCGTAATTGTGCAATTTATCAGAGATGAGAAGAGCGATTGTGAAGTTTTGCGGGAAGCGACCTTTTCTTTGATTGAGGATGCATTTTCCAAGAGGCGCAAAATGCTCAGGCAATCTTTGAGATACATTCCCCAGGCTGATTTTGTCGCGGCTGGGATTGATCCCATGCTGCGCGCGGAGAATCTGTCTGTTGATAACTTTATGAATCTTGCGAAACGTCGTGTATACTCGACGGGCCGGAACCTTACCCATTTGGCCTAG
- a CDS encoding putative Ig domain-containing protein, whose product MTPKTTGYITSYTVTNTGVTSGGTGANGLPKGLSIDTTKGEITGSIDTGVSQGIYTVVVTGTAPTVTNNATTLTSTIVSATYTFLVTSTTPGLSGTATGVSIGQNSITITPNARGSPSSYAVTPINVIYGRCYIRWNWCKWST is encoded by the coding sequence ATTACACCCAAGACAACGGGTTATATAACTTCTTATACAGTTACCAATACAGGTGTTACATCAGGTGGAACTGGTGCAAATGGTCTACCTAAAGGACTAAGTATTGATACAACCAAAGGAGAGATAACAGGAAGTATAGATACAGGTGTTAGCCAAGGTATATATACAGTAGTAGTAACAGGTACTGCACCTACTGTTACTAATAATGCTACAACCCTTACTAGCACAATTGTTAGTGCAACATATACATTTCTTGTTACCAGTACTACACCTGGTTTATCTGGTACAGCCACAGGTGTATCTATAGGTCAGAATAGTATAACTATTACACCCAACGCAAGAGGTTCTCCATCCAGTTATGCAGTTACACCCATAAATGTTATATATGGCAGATGCTACATCAGGTGGAACTGGTGCAAATGGTCTACCTAA
- a CDS encoding putative Ig domain-containing protein, translated as MADATSGGTGANGLPKGLTLNTTNGTITGSIDTSVSQGIYTVVVTGTAPTVTNNATTLTSTIVSATYTFLVTSTTPGLSGTATGVSIGQTNITITPKTTGYITGYTVTTYTHVNLVYTMDAKGVDTACLICLYWWVPDWLLMEARIFMER; from the coding sequence ATGGCAGATGCTACATCAGGTGGAACTGGTGCAAATGGTCTACCTAAAGGACTAACCCTTAATACAACCAATGGAACCATAACAGGAAGTATAGATACGAGTGTTAGCCAAGGTATATATACAGTAGTAGTAACAGGTACTGCACCTACTGTTACTAATAATGCTACAACCCTTACTAGCACAATTGTTAGTGCAACATATACATTTCTTGTTACCAGTACTACACCTGGTTTATCTGGTACAGCCACAGGTGTATCTATAGGTCAGACTAATATAACTATTACACCCAAGACAACGGGTTATATAACTGGTTATACAGTTACCACATATACACACGTAAATCTTGTCTATACCATGGATGCGAAGGGTGTGGATACAGCTTGTTTGATTTGTCTTTATTGGTGGGTTCCTGATTGGTTATTGATGGAAGCTAGAATATTCATGGAAAGATAA
- a CDS encoding putative Ig domain-containing protein has translation MADATSGGTGASGLPKGLTLNTTNGTITGSIDTGVTPGEYVAIITVTYSSNSKTEVSPSTVTYTHTFLVDQSTTPSLSNQATGVSTIPGLTLITSTEPQYLFTYTRTTTQTYTSTYTSKSPSYSSYPVTITARLVYMLNLPVLLVTPGDTSPHVTQYYCVTCVSLLFMPHPWRRVQIGECLAKIGECLRVTCVSWLLATGGCSVFLSHSGCCSC, from the coding sequence ATGGCAGATGCTACATCAGGTGGAACTGGTGCCTCAGGTCTACCTAAAGGACTAACCCTTAATACAACCAATGGAACCATAACAGGAAGTATAGATACAGGTGTTACACCTGGAGAGTATGTTGCAATCATTACTGTTACGTATAGTAGTAACAGTAAGACAGAGGTTAGTCCCAGTACTGTTACGTACACTCACACATTTCTTGTTGATCAAAGTACTACACCATCTCTATCTAACCAAGCCACAGGTGTATCTACAATCCCAGGTCTTACCCTAATCACAAGTACAGAACCACAGTATCTATTCACATATACAAGAACTACTACACAGACATATACATCTACATATACATCTAAATCTCCCTCCTATTCCTCTTACCCTGTAACCATTACAGCAAGACTTGTATATATGTTGAATCTGCCTGTATTGCTTGTTACCCCCGGCGACACCAGCCCACATGTAACACAGTATTACTGTGTCACATGTGTTTCACTGTTGTTTATGCCGCATCCTTGGCGCCGTGTGCAGATTGGTGAATGTCTCGCGAAGATTGGTGAATGTCTCAGGGTTACCTGTGTATCATGGCTACTTGCAACCGGGGGTTGCAGTGTGTTTTTGTCACACTCCGGCTGCTGCAGTTGTTAG
- a CDS encoding putative Ig domain-containing protein — protein MADATSGGTNATGLPKGLTLNSSGTITGSIDTGVTPGEYVAIITVTYSSNSKTEVSPVLPSSSVHALTSPNRIPYPQALP, from the coding sequence ATGGCAGATGCTACATCTGGTGGAACTAATGCCACAGGTCTACCTAAAGGACTAACCCTTAATTCCTCTGGAACCATAACAGGAAGTATAGATACAGGTGTTACACCTGGAGAGTATGTTGCAATCATTACTGTTACGTATAGTAGTAACAGTAAGACAGAGGTTAGTCCTGTATTACCCAGTAGTAGTGTTCATGCACTAACTTCACCAAATAGAATACCTTACCCCCAGGCCTTACCCTAA